The proteins below come from a single uncultured Fusobacterium sp. genomic window:
- the glmS gene encoding methylaspartate mutase subunit S, whose translation MKKNGKKVVIGVIGSDCHAVGNKIIHHVLEANGFDVVNVGVLSPQADFINAAVETNADAIIVSSLYGHGELDCQGMREKCKEAGLNNILLYVGGNIVVGKQVWEDVEKRFKAMGFDRVYKPGTPIEETTEDLKKDLGIA comes from the coding sequence ATGAAGAAAAATGGAAAAAAAGTTGTAATTGGAGTTATAGGTTCAGACTGTCATGCAGTTGGAAATAAAATTATTCATCACGTTTTAGAAGCAAATGGATTTGATGTAGTAAACGTAGGAGTTCTTTCTCCACAAGCTGACTTCATTAACGCAGCTGTTGAAACAAACGCAGATGCAATAATCGTATCTTCTCTTTATGGACATGGAGAATTAGACTGTCAAGGTATGAGAGAAAAATGTAAAGAAGCTGGACTAAACAACATTCTTCTTTACGTAGGTGGAAACATAGTTGTTGGAAAACAAGTATGGGAAGATGTAGAAAAAAGATTCAAAGCAATGGGATTTGACAGAGTTTATAAACCTGGTACTCCTATTGAAGAAACAACAGAAGATCTTAAAAAAGATTTAGGAATTGCTTAA
- the glmL gene encoding methylaspartate mutase accessory protein GlmL, with translation MKAYLAIDFGSTYTKLTAIDLDNEVILATAKDITTVENDIMIGFNKAFEKLKAEINKKVNFDSINFVSKTACSSAAGGLKMIAIGLVPELTAEAAKKAALGAGARVIKTYAYELNSRELEEIKDTALDIILLAGGTDGGNKDCIIHNAKMLADYQIHVPVVVAGNKAATDEVEKILKDAGIDCYITENVMPFINKLNVEPSREEIRKVFMSKIVEAKGMKQAEDFIGGILMPTPAAVLKASEILATGTDDEEGLGDLIVVDIGGATTDIHSIAKGEPTKPSVMIKGLEEPFAKRTVEGDLGMRYSAIALLEASGTRKIRNYLHDSLKQVDVKAQCQYRHDNIKMVPQSEEEIRFDEAMAKAATELAMTRHCGVLECIYTPMGTMFNQSGKDLTETPYVIGTGGVIIHSLNPREILKAGNFNEQDPIHLKPQDPNFLVDRTYILSAMGLLAQEYPNTAIRIMKKYLVEA, from the coding sequence ATGAAAGCTTACTTAGCTATAGATTTTGGAAGTACATATACTAAATTGACAGCTATTGACTTAGATAATGAAGTTATCTTAGCTACTGCTAAAGATATCACTACTGTAGAAAATGATATCATGATTGGATTCAATAAAGCATTTGAAAAATTAAAAGCTGAGATAAATAAAAAAGTCAATTTTGATTCTATTAATTTTGTAAGCAAAACAGCTTGTTCTTCTGCTGCTGGTGGATTGAAAATGATAGCTATTGGATTAGTTCCTGAGCTTACTGCTGAAGCGGCTAAAAAAGCAGCTTTAGGAGCTGGAGCTAGAGTTATTAAAACTTATGCTTATGAATTAAATAGTAGAGAATTAGAAGAAATTAAAGATACAGCATTAGATATCATCTTATTAGCAGGTGGAACAGATGGTGGAAACAAAGACTGTATTATCCACAATGCTAAGATGCTAGCTGATTATCAAATTCATGTTCCAGTAGTTGTAGCAGGTAATAAAGCAGCTACTGATGAAGTAGAAAAAATATTAAAGGATGCTGGAATAGATTGTTATATAACTGAAAATGTAATGCCTTTCATAAATAAATTAAATGTTGAACCTTCAAGAGAAGAAATCAGAAAAGTTTTTATGAGTAAGATTGTTGAGGCTAAAGGAATGAAACAAGCAGAAGATTTTATAGGAGGTATCTTAATGCCTACACCTGCTGCTGTTTTAAAAGCTTCTGAAATTCTTGCTACTGGAACTGATGATGAAGAAGGTTTAGGAGATTTAATTGTAGTGGATATTGGTGGAGCAACTACAGATATCCATTCTATAGCTAAAGGAGAGCCTACTAAACCATCAGTTATGATAAAAGGATTAGAAGAACCTTTTGCTAAGAGAACTGTTGAAGGAGACTTAGGTATGAGATACTCAGCAATAGCTCTTTTAGAGGCTTCTGGTACTAGAAAAATAAGAAACTATTTACATGATTCTTTAAAACAAGTTGATGTAAAAGCTCAATGTCAATACAGACATGACAATATAAAAATGGTTCCTCAAAGTGAAGAGGAAATAAGATTTGATGAAGCAATGGCAAAAGCCGCTACTGAATTAGCTATGACTAGACATTGTGGAGTATTAGAATGTATTTACACTCCTATGGGAACTATGTTTAATCAAAGTGGTAAAGACTTAACTGAAACACCTTATGTTATTGGTACTGGTGGAGTAATCATTCACAGTCTTAACCCTAGAGAGATTTTAAAAGCTGGAAACTTTAACGAACAAGATCCAATTCATTTAAAACCTCAGGATCCTAATTTCTTAGTAGATAGAACATATATCTTGTCAGCTATGGGACTTTTAGCTCAAGAATATCCTAATACAGCAATTAGAATTATGAAAAAATACTTAGTTGAAGCTTAA